In the Rhinolophus ferrumequinum isolate MPI-CBG mRhiFer1 chromosome 12, mRhiFer1_v1.p, whole genome shotgun sequence genome, GGAACAGCACAGGTAAAGATGGAAGCATAAACACGGCAGGTCTGTGAGGAGCAGAGGCCCTGAGTGAGCCCCTGGCTGCTGTGAGAAGATGGAGTGGGGAGCCCTTAGGAGCTCAGCACTCCTTGCCACTGGGGATCCCTCCTCCATGGACCAGCTCAACAGGGCCTGGGAGgaatgggggttggggtggggctgagagggGGGATTTCAGCAAGTCTCTTCCACCATCACCTGAATTGTCACTGTTGTGTCTGCTTTACTTATTTCTCTGCTTTCTATAACCCTAAGGACACTTAGGAAATGAACTTCCAAAGCTAGGCCCTGGGCTGCCCACCCCTGCTTTGGGGCCTTGAGTACCCACTCAGGTCCAGGGGGTCCACCCAGGACTCTCGTCCAGGCCCTTCCTCCAGTACCTGCCTGAGGCCTAAAGGTGGTCAGCTGTCAGGATACTCTCAGGAGGTGCAGGTGGACCTTCAGGGTTGTTGAGTCCTGTTCAGGTGCCCCCAGGGTTTATCGTGTGAATGCTGGAGGCCAGGGCGAGGCTGGAAGGCAGCTGAGCAGCTGAGGGCCTCTGAGCCCTGGCTTCAAGCTGCTGGGAAGGCTTCTCTCTACCCGctgctcctctcttctctctgcccctccccgccCTCATTCAGGTTTTGTTCCCTCTCTGCCCCTGTAGTGACCTCCTGTCTCTCTGAGGTCACTCATTTGGGGTCTGAGAACTCCTGAGCACCCCACCTTCTCCAGCTCCCAAGCCAAGAATCTGTCTGGCTCAGCTCTTCTCCTGAAAGCAGTCCCCACTGGACTGTGTCACAGACCAACCTCCCAGGGGGCTTCCCTGGGTCGATGGTCCTTTCTTGGTCCAATCTGCTGCCGCAGCAGGGCAGTGGGGCAGGACTACCTCCCCGTAGTGGCAATCTGGACCAAGGGCCCACCGGGCAGAGGAAGACCTGCAGACAGTCCGGGCTGGCCACgcactggctgtgtgaccaccAGCAAggcacttcacctctctgagcctcagttttcttgtcctGTCTTTGCACTTTGGGTAAAGATTCGTCAAGGACCCGGCTTGGAGAGGCTCCAGCACAGGCTGTCACCCCCAGCCCCACGATGCCCACAGGTGTGTGGTGTGGAAAGGGTCAGGATTGGCAAGGTCTTTGCGACTTTCTCCTTGGAGGGGCTGTTTTGGGGCTCAGGGGGAGGAGTCCCACTGGGCTCGGTGGCCTCTTGGGGCTCAGGAACCTGCCATTTCTTCCTAGGAGCGGACACGAAAGGGGGCAGTGGCCCCGTGACCGCTGAGGACCCCCGGAGCCCGAAGCTCCCACAGCTCCCGCAGCTCCCGCGCCGCCCGCAGCTCCTGGATGAGGATGGAGAGCCCCCGGAGGAAGCGGCCATGGACAGGGGCAGAGACCTGTCACAAGAGGACCCCCCGGCCGACTCCCAGGCTGAGGCCTCGGCGGCACCCTCCGCCCAGGCCCAGGCTATGGGCGAGGCCAGGCAGGGGCccaaggtggtggctgggggcgTCCCCAACATCGGCTTCGTGGGCGAACCCCCACCCTACGCGCCACCCGACCCCAAGGCGGTGCACCTGCTCTACCCGCCCTTCCCGCAGGGGCCCGTCCTCTTCCAGCCCGGGCCGTCGCCCCAGGCCCTGTACCCCCCGCCGTCCACCACGCCCCTCTACCCCGGCTCGGCCCCGGCGCCGCTCTTCGCGTCGTTCCCTGTGGTGAGTGGGGCACCCCCCAGCATGTGGTCACCCCTCCCCCGCTCAACTCGGTGTCCGCTCCATGCCCACCTTACCCCCTACTCACCCCGTAACCCCACGTACTCATGCCCCACtcgccctccctgcccctccctcggGTGGGACAGTTTGGCGGTAATTAGAGGTCCCTAAGCGACTCCAGCAGAGGGGCTTCTGTgcccagaggaaaaggaaagggctACCTCAGCCCGGGGAGTGGGGGAGCCCAGGAGGCTTCCCAGAAGTGGGGGGCATTTGAGCTGGGTTCTGAGGGACGAATAGGAGAATTCAGGCAGCGAAGGAACGGCACTCTTGCCAGAGGGCACAGCACAGGTGTGGAAGGAGCCGGACCTGGGCGTCTGGGAAGGACGGTGGTTTGTTCAGCTTCGTGGGGAGCAGACGATAGGAAGGTGGGATCCTTTGTGAGGGGCCCAGGGCCTTTGGGCAGGAGATGATTTGATGAAACTTTTACACTAATACGCCTTGGGTGGAGCGCTTGGAGCTCCGCTCCCCGGAACCGGAGCCCAGTGAGGACGGAGGCACAGTGGTGGCTGGACCCTAGACTGAGCAATTGAGAGAGGACTCCTGGCGGCTGAGTGACAGGCTGGGGTGTGGAGAGAGAGGGCGGAAGGGGGCGTCTCGACCTGCCCCCATGGTGACCTGCAGCGCCACtgggtggggtttgggggtgggcgGAGTGATCCTCGCTCTGGCGTCTGGGGGCGGATCGTGGCTCCCTCACGGCTCCGTGGCCTCTGCCCCCCCAGTACAACAACCCCATGGCCGGCATACCAGCCCCCGCCACGGTGGAGCACAGGCCGCTGCCCAAGGACTACATGATGGAGTCCGTGCTGGTGACCCTCTTCTGCTGCCTGCTCACCGGGCTCATCGCCATCGTCTACTCCCACGAGGTAGGGGTCGTGGGGGACCCCTGGGTACAGCCCTCCCAGCAGGCAGCTGCGGGTGCCCGGGGTGGGGGAGCGGGCGGGGGGCTCAGCACTGCCCCTTCCCTGCATCTGGGTCCCTGGGGTTTCTTCCCTCAGGAGGGTGGCAGGGATTGGGAAATGTGCCAGCAGTCCGTGGGGCCCAGCGCCTCTTGGATGGGCGCTTCCTCCCCGCTTCTGCCTCTGCCCCCGACCACTCAACACCTGCTCTAGAAAACAGTTCACAAGGGAGATGTGAATGATTGCCGAGGCCCAAGGAACTGCCCCCCCCAGGGGGGCCTTTTGTGTCATGGActcctccatccatccacctctAGCCATCCAGCTAACCTATCAGGCTAatcacccactcacccacccatttatccatccatccgtctACCCACCATCTTCTAGTCcaccatccatccgtccatccattcACCTACCGTCTTGAGCTCCTCCTGACCATTTCCCCTGCTCGGGGGACTCAGTGACGCCAGTGTGAGGACATGCTAGTAGACAGAGCACGCAAGCCTCTGGGGGGCGTCTGCCTGAGGCTGACCTGGCCACAGCCCTGACTTAGCCCCACTGGTCAGGCTCCCCAGTCATAAGCCAGCCAGGACTAGGGGAGAAGGCAGCGCTCAGGACAGTGCGGAGGTGGGACTCTGCTTGTGAATTCTGGCTCagccaccagctgtgtgaccttgagtggatcgcttaacctctctgagcctttgtttctCATCGGCAAAGTGGGTCAACAATGACACCAACCTCAGGAGTGTTGTGAGGGTTGTAGGAGATGGGTCCGCAGGAGTTGATGGTGGCGGGGGCCCAGGAGCCAGCAGCCATTGCTTCCATTGCTCCCGCTCGGTTACGAGCTGTGGCCGGGGCCGGGGTCAGTCTTCCAGTCTGTGCACGGGGCCCGGCCCTGCCGGTGCTGCACGGGAGGGAGTGGGTGCTCCATGTCTGCtcaccctcagcccccaccctctCTCGTTGCAGACCCGCGCGGCCCTGAGCAGGGGGGACCTGGCCCAGGCTGAGGAGGCCTCACGCAAGGCCCGTTCGCTCGTGCTCTTCAGCCTCCTCTTCGGGGTCTTCGTGTCCACCAGCTGGGTCATCTACGTGGTCGTGGCTCTCTACCTCCCTTGAGGGCTGCTCCTCCTTCAGGGATGCCAGGACGCCCTGCCCAGGGACACCCAATCTGGCCAGACCCTGTCTGTGGACTTGGATCCCTGCTGGTAGCCATCTGTTGCTTACAGAGGGGGCCCAGGGGCAGAAAAGGGTAGGATTTGCAGCCTACAGCACACCTGTGGCTGGGCCTCAGCCCCTGCAGGTGGCCTTGGGTGGTGTCCTAATCTGAGGTGTGGGCTGGGGGCCCCCTGGAGCCCGATTTCTGCAGTGCCTCCTCCTAGGTCTTCCTGCGACTGTGCTGGCTGGGCCCCGGGGCCCTTGCCTTCACCTTCCCCCTGGGAGACCATCAGAGGGACCAGAGCTCCCACTGTCCTCAGAGCTATCAGGAGGGACACTGCAAACGCGGGCGTCCCTCCACCCCAGCCTAGCTCAGCGATTGCAGGGCAGAGCTGCCAGTCTCTTCTCCCTGTGGTGCTGCTGGGAGGGTCTCCGCCCTCCTGGGTAGCTCCCGGCTGGTTATTCTGCGCCCCGCCCCATCCCAGAATAGGCTCTCTCATGCTGGCCCCACATCCAGAAGCCGAACCCACTATGTCTGGTCAATAAACTCTGGGCAGAGCCTCCCAGCTCACTCCCAGCTCAGTCCCAGGGTGAGCGGCATCCGTCCGTCCACAGCCGGGCTCCTGCGCCTGCCCTGGAGATGCATCCATGCACACACGGCTCTGGCAGCCCCTCTGAGACGTGATGCCGCTTCTCCGGAGACCCACTTCTCCTGGGCCTGCTTTACTAGCaacttctcttccctctttgctGCCTCCTGGCTTCTGCCTCTACTTCTCCATCTTTCCATGGGTGTTTCAGCTCTGCCCCATTCCATCTGCATTTTCTGCTCACTCCGTCCCTAGCTTTACTGCCCAAAGATGGAGGATCAATTGGACCCCATGTGGAGAGGGCCACCCTGAGTTTTGGCAGCACTGTCACGCAGGCCATTCCAGAGGCTGCTGGACAACCTACAAAGCCTTGTGTCAGACGCCTGGTACCCCAGTCCGGTCAGCTGTGGTCCTGAGAACGCTCTCGGTTTTATAACAAGGTTCAGAACCATCTGCAGAGGAAGGAAACTTCCAGTAGGGGGCGCTGTGATTGACAACAACTGTCTTGGCTTGTTCAGTCCCCAAGAAATCCTTGCCTTCAGTGTTTGTTTCTCAAGGAAATTgggtttttctcatctgtaaactggggtaCAACCCGCCCCCTGGAGGTATGGGGTTTCAGTGAGAGAACCAGTGCCGGGCTTGTGGTGAGCTTCTGGGGAACGCAGCTGCCGGGTACTGACGCTGGGGGTTTCCGTTGGGTCTTCCACAGCCAAAGGTGATGGGGGAGCAGGGAGCAAGGGCCTTACCCTGAGCTTCAGGACTGCCAGCAACCTCCCAACCAGCAGATGGGAATCCTGGACAGGGGTCTAGAGCTTTCACCAGGTTCTCAAAGCTTTCACCAGGTTTGTGACTCAACAAGATTAAAAACCATCTGCTTAGAGACAGGAGGAAGGGCGGCCCGGCTGAGCCATGAGAAAGCGACAGCTCAAGTGAAATCAGGTGCTttctgagcacccactgtgtgctgcTCGCATCCTGGGCCCCGGCACCGGGGAGCTGGAGAGACACAGATAAGGAAGTAAGTGATGGGAGACAGTGCTTGGAGATGGAGAGGTGGCCTCCTGGTCTACGACGCATGGCTGGTCCAGAATCAGGATGTCAAAAACTGAAATGCATGATAGCtacaaaaaaggaggaaataattttttagggATCAATAGATGCCAAAAGGTATTTGGTAGAATCCAATAGCCACAGATATTCTTACTAAACTCTGAAGTGAAATCAGAATAGAAAAATGTCATCTAGGCCAGTGTTCCTTAAACTTTATAGATGAAACACCTgggaaatattattaaaatgcagattctgattcagtaagtggaatctcagttctgcatttttaatGAGCTCCCGGTGCATGAACCAACAGCAGATGGCACATTTCAGTGGGAAAttagtaaaatcttaaaaaccaTTATAACCAGGATCAAACCACAAAGGCCTCTGGTGTCACTATTATTCAACGTTGTTTTAAGGTTCTAGCAAAtgtgaaaaaacaacaaagtgaAATTTGTAGTATGAAAATTAGAACAGACAAAATGATTTTCTAGGTAGAATATCCAagaatcaatggaaaaaaaaatagaactaataaGAGAACTCAGTAAAATAGTtggacacaaaataaatatacaatagtTAATTGTAATAATCAGTTACAAgtggaagaattaaaaaattccACTCATACTGATAAAAACAGTTtaattaggaataaatataataagaataatCTGGATCCAAGTGAAGtaaagaaagcaattttttaaaattatcaaaacccaaaaaaaaccaaccaaaaaaaacctGAACAAAATATCTGGATAGGAAGATGTGACAGCATAAAAATAGCCTTCTCAAAGAGATTTCATTGAATTCCAACAAGAAAACTAAGTTTTAAAAACGatgacaaaaatgttttcaaaatcaaTATGGAAGGAAGGTGTGTAAAAATTGctagtaatgttttaaaaagttgaatgagGGTGGACCTTCTTCACCAGATGTTAAAACTTAGCATGAAGCTACAATAAGGAAGGCAGCATGGCTTTTCCACAGAGATCggtgaaaaacaatagaaatccCAGGAAACATTCTAAGTATGTACGGGAAGTTAGTATCTGATCACAGTGGGATTTTAATTGAGTGAGTCACGGAAGGCTCAAAATAACCAGAGTTGGCTAATTGGTTGGAAAAAATTATTCTCGTATGCAAAAGTAAATTCCAGGTGGATTAAAGAGTTTAGAATAAAGCTCTACCAGTAGAAGAAAGCTTAGGAGAGTATCTGTATAACTGCAGGGTTTTGAGGCAGTAGGGGAAGGGAAGGCCTTTTTAAATCTGGAAACCCAGAGGGAAAGACTGATCGATTTCAGTTCAGAAAAGTACAGATTTTACCAGGAGTTGACTTACTATCAGGTTGGGGGAAAATTAGAAAGGTTTAATACACCCCCAGTTGAAGGACTGGACACTGACCCTTTCACCTATTACTGGTGGGTGTGTAGCCACAATCTTTGTGGAAAGGAGACTGATGGTATCTATTAATAACGTATGTACTGTGTATTTATATGCATGTATGTTCAAAGAAGTCTAGAAGGATGTATTCCGAACTGCTGCTAGTGGCAGCCTGGGGGGAGGGAATGGGACCAGGAGGGGTTGTGCAATACAttgctgaatttaaaaatacGGATGTATTCATGTGTTGtgtaattaaagaaataactgGAAAAAGTGTGCACGTCTTTTGACAGCAATTCCAGTTTTAGGATTCGCAGTAGTTAAGAAGACAGTCTGTGTTCCCGAGGCTTCCAGGCCAGtgtgggagacacacacacaccagctagCACGCATGGTGACCGAGTGTGCTAACGTGCCATGAGCAGGGGAGCTGGGGCAAATCTGAGACGTTGAGTGCAACTGAGAGAAAACTCTGATTAGGGGCCTCCTGACTTCAGAGATGTTGAAATAGGTGTGTCTGGGAACGCGAATGTGGTACAGAGGTGTGGGACCTGAGAGTGGTAAGGACAGGCTTTCCGATGTTAACTTTACAACCCCCTGGGACGGTGTGGCAATGGACGGTGGTCCAGTTGGTCCACGTACTCACCGACCCTTGGTATCTGTCAGTTTGAGTACTTCTGGTGGTTAAAACTGGGGCGGTATTTCAGTGTAGCTTTAACTTGCGTTTCTCTGAGGACTGATGATGTTTGAGCCTTTTATCTACTTGGACATCTCTCTGTTGATGTGCCTGTTCAAGGCTGGTGCCCATTTCTGTGCTGGATCGTCTTTTCGTGTCAGTTTAGAGGAGTTCTTGATGTATTCTAGGTGATCCTGTGTGAGATACAGGTATTGCATATAAAATTCCCCACTTTGTAACTTCCCTTTTCATGCTGAGTGGTGGCATCTGATGAAA is a window encoding:
- the PRRT1B gene encoding proline rich transmembrane protein 1B; its protein translation is MDAGADTKGGSGPVTAEDPRSPKLPQLPQLPRRPQLLDEDGEPPEEAAMDRGRDLSQEDPPADSQAEASAAPSAQAQAMGEARQGPKVVAGGVPNIGFVGEPPPYAPPDPKAVHLLYPPFPQGPVLFQPGPSPQALYPPPSTTPLYPGSAPAPLFASFPVYNNPMAGIPAPATVEHRPLPKDYMMESVLVTLFCCLLTGLIAIVYSHETRAALSRGDLAQAEEASRKARSLVLFSLLFGVFVSTSWVIYVVVALYLP